In Rhodoferax koreense, a genomic segment contains:
- the cobS gene encoding adenosylcobinamide-GDP ribazoletransferase, which translates to MASFVRHYLLAIQFFTRIPVTGRLAAWVGFSPAMLRASAAHFPGVGWLVAAVCAAVAALCLAAWPGQGFAPLVAAVLCTAAGIYMTGGFHEDGLADVADGLGGSVERARALEIMKDSRIGAYGAMALVLALLAKVALLALLGAQADRGASALLAALCGGHVFSRWCPLVIVRSLPHVGDAAQSKSKPLADQITNTALAIAGSWCFVPLALVFIAEGAPFLIAGMAGSLLALWWMRRLLARRLQGFTGDGLGATQQLCEIAFYLGAALTLRTP; encoded by the coding sequence ATGGCCAGCTTCGTTCGGCATTACCTGCTGGCCATCCAGTTCTTCACGCGCATCCCCGTCACGGGCCGGCTCGCGGCCTGGGTCGGTTTCAGCCCGGCCATGCTGCGCGCGAGCGCCGCGCATTTCCCGGGTGTGGGCTGGCTGGTGGCCGCCGTTTGCGCCGCCGTGGCCGCGTTGTGCCTGGCAGCGTGGCCCGGACAGGGCTTTGCGCCGCTGGTGGCCGCCGTGTTGTGCACCGCCGCCGGGATCTACATGACCGGCGGCTTCCACGAGGACGGCCTGGCCGACGTGGCCGATGGCCTGGGCGGCAGCGTCGAGCGGGCGCGCGCGCTAGAGATCATGAAGGACTCGCGCATCGGCGCGTACGGTGCGATGGCGCTGGTGCTGGCCTTGCTGGCCAAGGTGGCGCTGCTGGCGCTGCTCGGCGCGCAGGCCGACCGGGGCGCATCGGCCCTGCTCGCGGCGCTGTGCGGCGGCCATGTGTTCTCGCGCTGGTGCCCGCTGGTCATCGTGCGCAGCCTGCCGCACGTGGGCGACGCGGCGCAGTCCAAAAGCAAGCCACTCGCGGACCAGATCACCAATACCGCGCTGGCCATCGCGGGTTCATGGTGTTTTGTGCCCCTAGCCCTTGTGTTCATTGCGGAGGGCGCTCCATTTTTGATAGCCGGCATGGCCGGCAGCCTGCTGGCGCTGTGGTGGATGCGCCGCCTGCTCGCACGCCGGCTGCAGGGCTTCACCGGCGACGGCCTGGGCGCGACGCAGCAGCTCTGCGAGATCGCCTTCTACCTCGGCGCGGCCCTGACGCTGCGCACACCGTGA
- the ilvA gene encoding threonine ammonia-lyase, biosynthetic: MKPVPPSAAKPVAKPKALTPADYLKKILTARVYDVAIESALEPAQNLSRRLHNTVLLKREDTQPVFSFKLRGAYNKMAHLSAEQLKRGVICASAGNHAQGVALSAKKLGCRAVVVMPTTTPQVKVDAVRGFGGEVVLSGESYSDAYQHAVTLEKKQDLTFVHPFDDPDVIAGQGTIAMEILRQLQSLQGPGSQHLDAVFVAIGGGGLISGVANYIKAVRPEIKVIGVQMNDSDAMIQSVNAKKRVTLADVGLFSDGTAVKLVGEETFRVARGLVDEFMTVDTDAVCAAIKDVFVDTRSIVEPAGALAVAAIKQYVATHKTKGQTYAAILCGANMNFDRLRFVAERAEVGEEREALFAVTIPEERGSFRRFCEVVEQLPGGPRNVTEFNYRISHAQRAHVFVGLTTQNKGESAKIARNFGKQGFETLDLTHDELAKEHIRHMVGGHSALAHEERLLRFIFPERPGALLKFLSLMRPNWNISLFHYRNQGADYGRILVGLQVPAAEEKAFAKFLDTLAYPFVEETQNPVYQLFLKS; encoded by the coding sequence ATGAAGCCTGTACCCCCCTCCGCCGCTAAGCCCGTCGCCAAACCCAAGGCACTCACGCCTGCCGATTATCTGAAAAAGATCCTGACCGCGCGGGTCTACGACGTGGCCATCGAGTCGGCGCTGGAGCCGGCGCAGAACCTGAGCCGGCGCCTGCACAACACCGTCCTGCTCAAGCGCGAGGACACGCAGCCGGTGTTCAGCTTCAAGCTGCGCGGCGCCTACAACAAGATGGCGCACCTGTCGGCCGAACAACTCAAGCGCGGCGTGATCTGCGCCTCGGCCGGCAACCACGCGCAGGGCGTGGCGTTGAGCGCCAAGAAGCTCGGCTGCCGCGCGGTGGTGGTCATGCCGACCACGACGCCGCAGGTCAAGGTCGATGCCGTCAGGGGTTTCGGCGGCGAGGTGGTGCTGTCGGGCGAAAGTTACTCGGATGCCTACCAGCATGCCGTGACACTGGAAAAAAAGCAGGACCTGACCTTCGTGCACCCGTTCGACGATCCGGACGTGATCGCCGGCCAGGGCACGATCGCCATGGAAATCCTGCGCCAATTGCAAAGTTTGCAGGGCCCGGGCTCGCAGCATCTGGACGCGGTGTTTGTGGCCATCGGCGGCGGCGGCCTGATCTCCGGCGTGGCCAACTACATCAAGGCCGTGCGGCCCGAGATCAAGGTCATCGGCGTGCAGATGAACGACTCGGACGCGATGATCCAGTCGGTCAACGCGAAGAAGCGCGTGACGCTGGCCGACGTGGGCCTGTTCTCCGACGGCACGGCCGTGAAGCTGGTGGGCGAGGAAACCTTCCGCGTGGCGCGCGGCCTGGTCGACGAGTTCATGACGGTCGACACCGATGCCGTCTGCGCCGCCATCAAGGACGTGTTCGTCGACACGCGCAGCATCGTCGAGCCGGCCGGCGCCCTGGCGGTGGCCGCGATCAAGCAATACGTGGCCACCCACAAGACGAAGGGCCAGACCTACGCGGCCATCCTGTGCGGCGCGAACATGAACTTCGACCGCCTGCGCTTCGTGGCCGAACGCGCCGAGGTCGGCGAGGAGCGCGAGGCGCTGTTCGCCGTGACGATCCCCGAGGAGCGCGGCAGTTTCCGCCGTTTCTGCGAAGTCGTCGAGCAACTGCCCGGCGGGCCGCGCAACGTCACCGAATTCAACTACCGCATCAGCCACGCGCAGCGCGCCCATGTGTTCGTCGGCCTGACCACGCAGAACAAGGGCGAATCGGCCAAGATCGCCCGCAACTTCGGCAAGCAGGGTTTCGAGACGCTGGACCTGACGCACGACGAACTGGCCAAGGAGCACATCCGCCACATGGTCGGCGGCCATTCGGCGTTGGCGCACGAGGAACGGTTGCTGCGCTTCATCTTCCCCGAGCGGCCGGGCGCCTTGCTCAAGTTCCTGAGCCTGATGCGGCCGAACTGGAACATCAGCCTGTTCCACTACCGCAACCAGGGCGCGGACTACGGCCGCATCCTGGTCGGCCTGCAGGTGCCCGCGGCCGAGGAAAAGGCCTTTGCAAAATTCCTCGACACGCTGGCGTATCCATTCGTGGAAGAGACGCAGAACCCGGTGTACCAGTTGTTCCTGAAGAGCTGA
- a CDS encoding porin produces MKKTLIALAALAATVGAHAQSSVTLYGVVDAFLNKTENKVTTAGTTTKLSQNKIDGSGLSSSRWGLRGSEDLGGGLAAIFTLEGGFTIDNGAFNNNQGNANSTTLFGRQSWVGLKGNFGQVTLGRNYSAYDDLHGIVDHNYDSNTFAVWGAVSGTGIQDYVNRTNNSIKYTTPVFGGFSATVNYSFGEDKTATTSASKNANLNLKYANGPLVVGYAYQKETQRASGATNLFGGTSVTTATSLGSVALGNSTTDDTRKYHLFGATYDFGVAKLVGSYNQAKNSAGTKDKDYQVGVSVPFGAAAVAVGYAHAKSDATLANGGDNKGNGFSLLGTYDLSKRTTLYAGYLQIKSEVANGATEVKRTLVGTGIRHTF; encoded by the coding sequence ATGAAAAAAACGCTCATCGCGTTGGCTGCACTCGCTGCAACCGTCGGTGCTCACGCACAATCTTCCGTCACCCTGTACGGTGTGGTCGACGCCTTCTTGAACAAGACTGAAAACAAGGTCACGACGGCTGGTACCACCACCAAGCTGAGCCAGAACAAGATCGACGGCAGCGGCCTGAGCAGCTCGCGTTGGGGTCTGCGCGGTTCTGAAGATCTGGGCGGCGGCCTGGCAGCCATCTTCACCCTCGAAGGCGGCTTCACCATCGACAACGGTGCCTTCAACAACAACCAAGGCAACGCCAACTCCACGACGCTGTTCGGCCGTCAATCCTGGGTTGGCCTGAAGGGCAACTTCGGTCAAGTGACCCTGGGTCGTAACTACTCGGCTTACGACGACCTGCACGGTATCGTCGACCACAACTACGACTCCAACACCTTCGCGGTCTGGGGCGCTGTGTCCGGCACGGGTATCCAGGACTACGTGAACCGTACCAACAACTCGATCAAGTACACGACGCCTGTGTTCGGCGGCTTCAGCGCCACCGTCAACTACAGCTTCGGCGAAGACAAGACGGCAACGACCTCTGCTTCGAAGAACGCCAACCTGAACCTGAAGTACGCCAACGGTCCTCTGGTGGTCGGCTACGCCTACCAAAAGGAAACGCAACGGGCTAGCGGCGCCACCAACCTGTTCGGCGGCACCAGCGTGACCACGGCAACCAGCCTGGGCTCGGTTGCTCTCGGTAACTCGACCACCGACGACACCCGTAAGTACCACCTGTTCGGCGCCACCTATGACTTCGGCGTGGCCAAGCTGGTCGGTTCTTACAACCAAGCCAAGAACAGCGCTGGCACGAAAGACAAGGACTACCAAGTCGGCGTGAGCGTTCCGTTCGGTGCAGCCGCTGTGGCCGTGGGTTACGCCCACGCCAAGAGCGATGCAACGCTGGCCAACGGTGGCGACAACAAAGGCAATGGCTTCAGCTTGCTGGGTACCTATGACCTGTCCAAGCGCACCACCCTGTACGCTGGCTACCTGCAGATCAAGTCGGAAGTCGCCAACGGCGCTACCGAAGTCAAGCGCACGCTGGTCGGTACCGGCATTCGCCACACGTTCTAA
- a CDS encoding M20 aminoacylase family protein: MNGSASAVAYRANGRAFAHIAQFLPELTALRRDLHAHPELGFEEIYTSGRVTQALKLCGVDEVHTGIGKTGVVAVIKGRADTRGKMIGLRADMDALPMAESNDFAWKSSKSGLMHGCGHDGHTAMLVGAARYLAETRNFDGTAVLIFQPGEEGYAGAKAMIQDGLFERFPAQAVFAMHNWPGMRPGTVGINPGPMMASADRITIEVTGRGGHGAHAYQTIDPVLVSAHIITAVQSIVSRNVRPIDSAVISICAMHAGDLGAMSVVPGKATLVGTVRTFNPAVQEMVERRLNEMCSAVALGFGATATVHYERIYPATLNTSPEALFAGDVAESLVGPEHVVRDMEPSMGAEDFSFMLQVKPGAYFRIGQGAENGVGSCYLHNSRYDFNDDILPLGSALHASLAEQFMPLSTASD, from the coding sequence ATGAACGGTTCCGCAAGCGCAGTGGCCTACCGGGCCAACGGCCGCGCGTTCGCCCACATCGCGCAGTTCCTGCCCGAACTCACGGCGTTGCGCCGCGACCTGCATGCCCATCCCGAACTCGGCTTCGAAGAGATCTACACCTCGGGCCGCGTCACCCAGGCGCTCAAGCTCTGCGGCGTGGACGAGGTGCACACCGGCATCGGCAAGACCGGCGTGGTGGCGGTGATCAAGGGCCGCGCCGACACCCGCGGCAAGATGATCGGCCTGCGCGCCGACATGGACGCCTTGCCGATGGCGGAGAGCAACGATTTCGCCTGGAAGTCGTCCAAGAGCGGCCTGATGCACGGCTGCGGCCATGACGGCCACACGGCCATGCTGGTGGGCGCGGCGCGCTACCTCGCCGAAACGCGCAACTTCGACGGCACGGCCGTGCTCATCTTCCAGCCGGGCGAGGAGGGCTACGCCGGCGCCAAGGCCATGATCCAGGACGGCCTGTTCGAGCGATTCCCGGCGCAGGCGGTCTTTGCGATGCACAACTGGCCCGGCATGCGGCCCGGCACGGTGGGCATCAACCCCGGTCCGATGATGGCCTCGGCCGACCGCATCACCATCGAGGTCACAGGCCGCGGCGGCCACGGCGCACACGCCTACCAGACCATCGACCCGGTGCTGGTTTCCGCCCACATCATCACCGCGGTGCAGAGCATCGTCTCGCGCAACGTGCGCCCGATCGACAGCGCCGTCATCAGCATCTGCGCCATGCACGCCGGTGATCTGGGCGCCATGAGCGTGGTGCCGGGCAAGGCCACGCTGGTGGGCACCGTGCGGACCTTCAATCCGGCGGTGCAGGAAATGGTCGAGCGCCGCCTCAACGAGATGTGCAGCGCGGTGGCGCTGGGTTTCGGCGCCACCGCCACCGTGCATTACGAGCGCATCTACCCGGCCACGCTCAACACCTCGCCCGAGGCGCTGTTTGCCGGCGACGTGGCCGAGTCGCTGGTCGGCCCCGAACACGTGGTGCGCGACATGGAGCCGAGCATGGGCGCCGAGGATTTCTCGTTCATGCTGCAGGTCAAGCCCGGCGCGTATTTCCGCATCGGCCAGGGCGCGGAGAACGGCGTGGGCAGCTGTTACCTGCACAACAGCCGCTACGACTTCAACGACGACATCCTGCCGCTCGGAAGCGCGCTGCATGCCAGCCTGGCCGAACAATTCATGCCGCTTTCGACAGCTTCCGACTGA
- a CDS encoding ABC transporter permease, translating into MLVFILRRLIQAVVVMTAVAFIAFLLFQYVGDPVVFLLGQDATPAQTADLRAALGLDKPFFVQFWHFLLNAAQGEFGLSLRQGAKVSRLIGERLPATVELAFVAAVLALVIGVPMGVYSALRRGTFLSQAFMMVSLLGVSLPTFLIGILLILVFSVGLGWFPSFGRGETVQVGWWSSGLLKADGWHHIVLPAVTLAVFQLTLIMRLVRAEMLEVLRTDYIKFARARGLSNRVIHFGHALKNTLVPVMTITGLQLGGLIAFAIITETVFQWPGMGLLFIQAVTFADIPVMAAYLCLIALIFVVINLVVDLLYFAVDPRLRVGQGGH; encoded by the coding sequence ATGCTCGTCTTCATTCTCCGGCGCTTGATCCAGGCCGTGGTCGTCATGACCGCCGTGGCCTTCATTGCATTCCTGCTGTTCCAGTACGTCGGCGACCCGGTGGTCTTCCTGCTCGGGCAGGATGCGACGCCGGCACAGACCGCCGACCTGCGCGCCGCGCTCGGCCTGGACAAACCCTTCTTCGTGCAGTTCTGGCACTTCCTCCTCAACGCCGCGCAGGGCGAATTCGGCCTGAGCCTGCGCCAGGGGGCCAAGGTGTCGCGGCTGATCGGCGAACGCCTTCCCGCGACGGTGGAGCTGGCCTTCGTCGCCGCGGTGCTCGCACTGGTGATCGGTGTACCGATGGGCGTCTATTCGGCGCTGCGCCGCGGTACTTTTCTGAGCCAGGCCTTCATGATGGTTTCGCTGCTCGGCGTGTCGCTGCCGACCTTCCTCATCGGCATCCTGCTGATCCTGGTCTTTTCGGTCGGGCTGGGCTGGTTCCCGAGTTTCGGTCGCGGCGAGACGGTGCAGGTCGGCTGGTGGAGTTCGGGCCTGCTGAAGGCCGACGGCTGGCACCATATCGTGCTGCCGGCGGTCACGCTGGCCGTGTTCCAGCTCACCTTGATCATGCGCCTGGTGCGCGCCGAGATGCTGGAGGTGCTGCGCACCGATTACATCAAGTTCGCGCGCGCGCGCGGCCTGTCGAACCGCGTCATCCACTTCGGCCACGCGCTCAAGAACACGCTGGTGCCGGTGATGACCATCACCGGCCTGCAGCTCGGCGGGCTGATCGCCTTCGCCATCATCACCGAGACCGTGTTCCAGTGGCCCGGCATGGGCCTGCTGTTCATCCAGGCCGTCACCTTCGCCGACATCCCGGTGATGGCCGCCTACCTGTGTCTCATCGCGCTGATTTTTGTTGTGATCAACCTGGTGGTCGATCTGTTGTATTTTGCGGTCGACCCGCGCCTGCGCGTCGGCCAAGGAGGACATTGA
- a CDS encoding OsmC family protein translates to MECTVSWTGAAGTRSGMGFVAETGSGHVLTMDGAPDAAKPENGGQNLAPRPMETVLAGTGGCTAYDVVLILKRGRHDVRGCSVKLTSERAPVDPKVFTAIHMHFTVSGKGIPAQAVERAIAMSHDKYCSATIMLGKTAEITTSFDLVEA, encoded by the coding sequence ATGGAATGCACAGTGAGTTGGACGGGTGCCGCCGGCACGCGTTCCGGCATGGGTTTTGTGGCGGAAACCGGCAGCGGCCACGTCCTGACCATGGACGGCGCGCCGGACGCGGCCAAGCCCGAGAACGGCGGCCAGAACCTGGCGCCGCGCCCGATGGAGACCGTGCTCGCCGGCACCGGCGGTTGCACCGCCTACGACGTCGTCCTGATCCTGAAGCGAGGACGCCACGACGTGCGCGGCTGCTCGGTCAAGCTCACTTCGGAACGTGCGCCGGTCGATCCCAAGGTGTTCACCGCCATCCACATGCACTTCACCGTGAGCGGCAAGGGGATTCCGGCACAGGCCGTGGAGCGCGCCATCGCCATGAGCCACGACAAATATTGTTCGGCGACGATCATGCTGGGCAAGACCGCCGAGATCACCACGAGTTTCGATCTGGTCGAGGCCTGA
- a CDS encoding porin has protein sequence MFPLFTVEKHPLSLGRSSAVQVGIPIEPLLRFPGDFMKKMRVISAAVLGCISSLAMAQTTLGNSSVTLYGLVDVGFTHVTGGPGGTQNNIASGNMEGSRFGFKGNEDLGGGYRAIFTLEGRFEADTGALSNRPASLGKLPDRLSTATSLGLPAALQPAVSAVAAQLGSTIGVNLGNSLFDRQAFVGLVTPVGAFTLGRQYTPAYLATANFDVMKTESSLALGQLVAIPTSFDIRVSNSLQYGLQKDGLSATAMYAAGEVAGKASASRLLGAMVIYNGNGYSLGGGYNTRNNELGEKSLTTAIIGATLDAGPGTVYGQYASIKDDHPTGLSVIAPTLVAGGLSTTAANLVQNAFINGFKQNARLFQIGYRITSGVHTISVAYNSMNDRRPFNADRSSYGAAYTYALSKRTDLSAVLTHLNNKSPSQDALGGNGYVGGVSASPGQDSSSMAFTIRHRF, from the coding sequence GTGTTCCCACTCTTTACCGTTGAGAAACACCCCCTTAGTCTTGGCCGCAGCAGTGCCGTGCAGGTGGGCATTCCGATAGAACCTTTACTTCGCTTTCCGGGGGACTTCATGAAAAAAATGCGCGTTATCTCGGCAGCCGTGCTCGGCTGCATTTCGTCTCTGGCCATGGCCCAGACCACACTTGGCAACAGCAGCGTCACCCTGTACGGCCTCGTTGATGTCGGTTTCACCCACGTGACGGGCGGGCCCGGCGGCACGCAGAACAACATTGCCAGCGGCAACATGGAAGGGTCGCGCTTTGGCTTCAAGGGCAATGAAGACCTGGGCGGGGGCTACCGGGCGATCTTCACGCTTGAAGGACGTTTCGAGGCGGATACCGGCGCCCTGAGCAACCGGCCCGCCTCGCTGGGCAAATTGCCGGACCGACTCAGCACCGCGACCTCGCTGGGCTTGCCGGCTGCCTTGCAGCCCGCCGTGTCCGCCGTCGCTGCGCAACTCGGCTCCACCATCGGTGTGAACCTGGGCAACAGCCTGTTCGACCGGCAGGCGTTCGTCGGTCTGGTCACGCCCGTGGGCGCCTTCACACTGGGCCGACAGTACACGCCGGCCTACCTGGCAACGGCCAATTTCGACGTGATGAAGACGGAGTCCAGCCTGGCTTTGGGTCAATTGGTGGCCATCCCCACTTCATTCGACATCCGCGTCAGCAACTCGCTCCAGTACGGGCTGCAAAAGGATGGCCTCAGCGCCACGGCGATGTATGCCGCCGGAGAGGTGGCCGGCAAGGCTTCGGCCAGCCGCCTCCTGGGTGCGATGGTCATCTACAACGGAAACGGATATTCCCTCGGCGGCGGCTACAACACCCGCAACAACGAACTCGGCGAAAAGTCACTGACCACTGCAATCATCGGCGCCACATTGGACGCCGGCCCCGGCACCGTGTATGGGCAATACGCCAGCATCAAGGACGATCACCCGACCGGCTTGTCGGTGATCGCGCCGACCCTGGTGGCCGGTGGCTTGTCGACGACCGCCGCAAACCTGGTCCAGAACGCGTTCATCAACGGCTTCAAACAAAACGCCCGCCTCTTCCAGATCGGCTACCGCATCACCAGCGGCGTGCACACCATCTCCGTGGCCTACAACAGCATGAATGACCGCCGGCCGTTCAACGCCGACCGTTCATCCTACGGCGCGGCCTACACGTACGCCTTGTCCAAACGCACCGACCTCAGCGCGGTGCTGACCCACCTGAACAACAAGAGCCCGTCGCAGGATGCACTCGGCGGCAACGGTTACGTGGGTGGTGTTTCGGCCTCGCCAGGCCAGGATTCGAGCAGCATGGCCTTCACGATCCGCCATCGTTTCTGA
- the coq7 gene encoding 2-polyprenyl-3-methyl-6-methoxy-1,4-benzoquinone monooxygenase, which translates to MQRPHPSTLIPSLDQTLRVADTALRAIFTLPRASRTCPTVPELPTDLTPVEKKHAAALMRVNHVGEVCAQALYTAQALATKDEELRCHLQQAAQEETDHLAWTRQRLDELGGHTSRLNPLWYAGAFGLGLLTGKLGGDRLSLGFVVETERQVEAHLQSHLERLPAGDHASRAIVAQMKEDEARHAEEALQAGGVKLPAPLKGLMRAAGKVMTTTAHYI; encoded by the coding sequence ATGCAACGTCCTCACCCTTCCACGCTGATCCCGTCGCTGGACCAGACACTGCGCGTCGCCGACACCGCGTTGCGCGCCATCTTCACGCTGCCGCGCGCGAGCCGGACCTGCCCGACCGTGCCCGAGTTGCCGACCGATCTGACGCCCGTCGAGAAAAAACACGCGGCGGCGCTGATGCGGGTCAACCACGTGGGCGAAGTTTGCGCGCAAGCGCTCTACACGGCGCAGGCATTGGCCACGAAGGACGAGGAGTTGCGGTGCCATCTCCAGCAGGCGGCGCAGGAGGAAACCGACCATCTGGCCTGGACGCGCCAGCGGCTCGACGAACTCGGCGGCCACACCAGCCGGCTGAATCCGCTGTGGTACGCCGGCGCCTTCGGGCTGGGGTTGCTGACGGGCAAGCTCGGCGGCGACCGGCTGAGCCTGGGCTTCGTGGTGGAGACCGAACGGCAGGTCGAAGCCCACCTGCAAAGCCACCTGGAGCGCCTGCCCGCAGGCGATCACGCTTCACGCGCCATCGTGGCGCAGATGAAGGAAGACGAGGCGCGGCACGCCGAAGAGGCCCTGCAGGCCGGCGGCGTGAAGCTGCCAGCCCCCCTCAAAGGGCTGATGCGTGCCGCCGGCAAGGTCATGACGACCACGGCGCACTACATCTGA
- a CDS encoding porin: MKKSLIALAVIAASGAASAQSSVTLYGLVDAYVGSVKTTTAGQSLTTYGVNLPAASGGGGLNTSRFGLKGSEDLGGGLKANFLLEAGFDPSTGVANNYTSPYTGTTSNAIFGRNSWVGLSGGFGEVKLGKMWTPFDEVKGSGAAAFDANIFAPATFVWRSNTYQDRPGNAVYYSTPSFAGLTAAAMYSFGENKTATTSAGKITAFNVAYATGPFAAALSYQTEKVSGAFETAKFLQFNTSYDLGVVKLLGAYGRVKDQVANVDKTNEYQLGLDFPVTSTFTLSGGYAWSKDDVVAGSDIKRKGFGIAGLYALSKRTNLYAGVNDSKTEVPGASDDKTRVFAVGVRHTF; this comes from the coding sequence ATGAAGAAGAGTTTGATCGCCCTGGCCGTCATCGCCGCCTCCGGCGCTGCTTCCGCTCAATCCAGCGTGACGCTGTACGGCCTGGTTGACGCCTATGTCGGTTCTGTCAAGACCACGACCGCTGGCCAAAGCCTGACCACCTACGGTGTCAACTTGCCTGCTGCTTCCGGCGGTGGCGGTCTGAACACCAGCCGCTTCGGCTTGAAGGGTTCCGAAGACCTGGGCGGCGGCCTGAAGGCCAACTTCCTGCTGGAAGCCGGCTTCGATCCAAGCACCGGCGTTGCCAACAACTACACCAGCCCTTACACCGGCACGACCTCGAACGCCATTTTCGGCCGCAATTCGTGGGTTGGCCTGTCGGGTGGCTTCGGTGAAGTCAAGCTGGGCAAGATGTGGACCCCGTTCGATGAAGTGAAGGGTTCGGGCGCTGCCGCTTTCGATGCCAACATCTTCGCTCCTGCGACCTTTGTGTGGCGTAGCAACACGTACCAGGATCGTCCTGGTAACGCGGTTTACTACTCGACCCCGAGCTTTGCCGGTCTGACCGCCGCTGCCATGTACAGCTTCGGCGAGAACAAGACGGCTACCACCAGCGCCGGCAAGATCACCGCTTTCAACGTCGCATACGCTACCGGCCCGTTCGCAGCTGCCCTGTCTTACCAGACGGAAAAGGTCAGCGGCGCTTTCGAAACCGCCAAGTTCCTGCAGTTCAACACCTCGTATGACCTCGGCGTTGTCAAGCTGTTGGGCGCTTACGGCCGCGTGAAGGATCAAGTCGCCAACGTCGACAAGACCAACGAATACCAACTCGGCCTGGACTTCCCGGTCACCAGCACGTTCACCCTGTCGGGTGGTTATGCCTGGTCCAAGGATGACGTGGTTGCTGGCAGCGACATCAAGCGCAAGGGCTTTGGTATCGCTGGCCTGTACGCACTGTCCAAGCGCACCAACCTGTACGCAGGTGTGAACGATTCCAAGACGGAAGTTCCTGGCGCATCTGACGACAAGACCCGCGTCTTCGCGGTTGGCGTCCGCCACACGTTCTAA
- a CDS encoding DUF3047 domain-containing protein yields the protein MLQVDINWQPAWQNAGTAWHSRTFPGKKATQYTAARLDGREAIYGESHSSASMLRQRFHIEPLALGQIGFSWKVPQLIPGANMGLRDHDDSPVRVMLAFEGDRGRLSMKDAMLSELARTLTGEEMPYATLMYVWCNHRAPGSVIISPRTDRIRSIVVESGPKRLNQWLDYQRDIQTDFELAFGEKPGALIGVAIMSDSDNTQSEARAWYGAVHIAPAVLTQAAQR from the coding sequence GTGTTGCAAGTCGACATCAACTGGCAGCCCGCCTGGCAAAACGCGGGCACAGCCTGGCATTCGCGCACCTTTCCAGGCAAGAAGGCCACCCAATACACCGCCGCGAGGCTTGATGGCCGCGAGGCGATCTACGGCGAATCGCACAGTTCGGCCAGCATGTTGCGTCAGCGGTTCCACATCGAGCCGTTGGCCCTCGGCCAGATCGGTTTCTCCTGGAAGGTGCCGCAACTGATCCCGGGCGCCAACATGGGCCTGCGCGACCACGACGATTCCCCGGTACGGGTGATGCTCGCGTTCGAAGGCGACCGTGGCCGCCTATCGATGAAGGATGCGATGTTGTCCGAACTGGCGCGCACCCTGACGGGCGAAGAAATGCCCTATGCCACATTGATGTACGTCTGGTGCAACCACCGGGCGCCGGGTTCGGTGATCATCAGCCCGCGCACCGATCGCATCCGGTCCATCGTCGTCGAGTCCGGCCCCAAGCGGCTGAACCAATGGCTCGACTACCAGCGCGACATCCAGACCGATTTCGAACTGGCCTTCGGCGAGAAGCCGGGCGCGCTGATCGGCGTGGCCATCATGTCCGACAGCGACAACACACAATCCGAAGCCCGCGCCTGGTACGGCGCCGTGCACATCGCACCCGCGGTACTGACACAGGCGGCGCAGCGTTAG